In the genome of Pandoraea oxalativorans, one region contains:
- a CDS encoding recombinase family protein: protein MNGQRVGYVRVSSFEQNAERQLDGVVLDRTFTDWASGKDTKRPQLDAMMTFVRSGDTIVVHSMDRLARNLDDLRHVVQALTQRGVRIEFSKECLTFTGEDSPMANLMLSVMGAFTEFERALIRERQREGIALAQQRGAYRGRKPALSDAQVADLRRRVDAGERKAQIAREFGVSRETLYQYLRSTR from the coding sequence ATGAACGGTCAGCGGGTCGGATACGTGCGGGTCAGCTCGTTCGAGCAGAACGCCGAGCGCCAGCTCGACGGCGTCGTGCTTGATCGCACCTTTACCGACTGGGCGTCGGGGAAAGACACGAAGCGGCCGCAGCTCGACGCAATGATGACGTTCGTGCGCAGCGGCGACACGATAGTCGTGCATAGCATGGACCGGCTCGCGCGGAATCTGGACGACCTGCGCCATGTCGTGCAGGCGCTGACCCAACGCGGCGTGCGCATCGAGTTCTCCAAGGAATGCTTGACGTTCACGGGCGAGGACTCGCCGATGGCGAATCTGATGTTATCGGTCATGGGGGCATTCACCGAATTCGAACGTGCGCTGATTCGCGAACGCCAGCGTGAGGGTATCGCCCTGGCGCAGCAACGCGGCGCCTATCGCGGTCGTAAGCCGGCTTTGTCCGACGCGCAGGTTGCCGACCTTCGCCGTCGCGTGGATGCCGGCGAACGCAAAGCCCAGATCGCTCGTGAATTTGGTGTTAGCCGCGAAACGCTGTATCAGTACCTTCGCTCGACGAGGTGA
- a CDS encoding Hsp20/alpha crystallin family protein, giving the protein MSDLYFGTDLFGEFDRLQRQMASLFGGFPSSIRSGRFGAFPQVNIGSTDDSIEVVAFAPGVDPKNLDVSIDKGLLTISGERQTAQPDAASDDARTYAQERFVGAFRRVIELPQHADPDKVTAQYSNGCLTVSIGKRETSKPRAITVQ; this is encoded by the coding sequence ATGAGCGATCTCTACTTCGGGACCGACCTTTTCGGCGAGTTCGACCGTCTGCAACGGCAGATGGCGAGCCTCTTCGGCGGTTTCCCTTCCAGCATCCGTTCCGGGCGCTTCGGTGCCTTCCCGCAGGTCAACATCGGCTCGACTGACGACTCTATCGAGGTCGTCGCGTTCGCGCCGGGTGTCGATCCCAAAAACCTCGACGTATCGATCGACAAGGGGCTGCTGACCATCAGCGGCGAGCGCCAGACCGCACAGCCGGACGCGGCCAGCGACGACGCCCGTACCTATGCGCAGGAACGGTTCGTCGGCGCTTTCAGGCGCGTCATTGAACTGCCACAGCATGCGGACCCCGACAAGGTCACGGCGCAGTACAGCAATGGCTGCCTGACCGTGAGCATTGGCAAGCGGGAAACATCAAAACCGCGAGCCATCACCGTTCAATGA
- a CDS encoding Hsp20/alpha crystallin family protein, protein MNDTTELARKDETAVARREDDQSQRRITLTPPVDIFEDSQGVTLWADLPGVTKDRLDVKVHDGTLYIEAEAVVPTPAGLRLQHAEIRQPHFARAFSLGADFDATKIDANLKDGVLKLTIPRRDEARPRRIEVRTN, encoded by the coding sequence ATGAACGACACGACAGAACTTGCCAGGAAAGATGAAACGGCGGTGGCCCGTCGCGAAGACGACCAGTCGCAACGTCGGATCACGCTAACGCCGCCCGTGGACATCTTCGAGGATAGCCAGGGCGTCACCCTGTGGGCAGATCTGCCCGGCGTGACAAAGGACCGGCTCGATGTGAAGGTGCACGATGGCACCCTGTACATCGAGGCCGAGGCGGTCGTGCCCACGCCGGCGGGGCTGCGCCTGCAACACGCGGAGATTCGCCAACCTCACTTCGCGCGGGCGTTCTCTCTTGGGGCCGACTTCGACGCAACGAAAATCGACGCAAACCTGAAGGACGGCGTGCTGAAGCTGACCATACCGCGCCGCGACGAAGCCCGTCCGCGCCGGATCGAAGTGCGTACGAACTGA
- a CDS encoding Hsp20/alpha crystallin family protein has product MNTDLKKWNPFKFLRGAGRKSDADSPESPPPSEQWRASWPDIPRLFSRDPWRAVEEFFHDPFAGRGALERWFGDFSSSRFQPRIDVVDEGQVLRVTVELPGMEREDLNVTVEDGALVLRGEKKQDVHSEEDGCYRLERAYGSFVRTIPMPENADPDHALAKFDNGVLTLTVPKSEPSRSASRTIDIG; this is encoded by the coding sequence ATGAACACAGACCTGAAGAAGTGGAACCCCTTCAAGTTCCTTCGTGGCGCGGGGCGCAAGTCCGATGCGGACAGCCCGGAAAGTCCCCCACCGAGCGAACAGTGGCGTGCCTCGTGGCCTGACATTCCACGACTTTTCTCGCGCGACCCGTGGCGTGCAGTGGAGGAGTTCTTTCATGACCCGTTTGCAGGCCGTGGTGCGCTCGAACGATGGTTTGGCGATTTCAGTTCATCGCGCTTCCAGCCACGCATCGACGTGGTCGATGAGGGGCAGGTGCTGCGCGTAACCGTCGAACTGCCCGGAATGGAGCGGGAGGATCTGAACGTCACCGTGGAGGATGGGGCGCTCGTATTGCGCGGCGAGAAAAAGCAGGACGTGCACAGCGAGGAAGACGGCTGCTACCGGCTTGAGCGCGCCTATGGAAGCTTCGTGCGCACGATCCCGATGCCGGAAAATGCCGACCCTGATCACGCCCTGGCAAAGTTCGACAACGGCGTGCTCACGTTGACCGTACCGAAATCGGAGCCGTCGAGATCCGCGAGCCGCACCATCGATATCGGCTAG
- a CDS encoding type II toxin-antitoxin system YafQ family toxin: MPSKKPTASKRAKLPRASDYTRDFLKDWQRLSHSGRYDMNRLKEAMTLLIANDGPLPPEWLDHPLTGDWTGHRECHIGGDFLLIYTLDDAGKSGLVVFVRSGTHAELFS, from the coding sequence ATGCCCTCGAAGAAGCCAACCGCAAGTAAGCGGGCGAAGCTGCCTCGCGCTTCGGATTACACCCGGGACTTCCTCAAGGATTGGCAGCGTCTGTCTCACTCCGGTCGGTACGACATGAACCGACTGAAAGAAGCCATGACGCTGCTAATCGCCAACGACGGGCCACTGCCGCCCGAATGGCTCGATCACCCGCTCACGGGGGACTGGACAGGCCATCGTGAGTGCCATATCGGTGGCGACTTCCTACTGATCTACACACTCGACGACGCGGGCAAGAGCGGCTTGGTGGTGTTCGTGCGCAGCGGCACCCACGCCGAGCTTTTCTCGTAA
- a CDS encoding type II toxin-antitoxin system RelB/DinJ family antitoxin yields the protein MAATTTMVHVRVDENIKVQAAETLAAMGLTVSDAIRVFLTRVVADQELPFALKAPNATTRAALAEADELIKNRRARFATADALLNALEEANRK from the coding sequence ATGGCGGCAACCACCACTATGGTTCACGTGCGCGTGGACGAGAACATCAAGGTGCAGGCGGCGGAAACGCTGGCCGCGATGGGCCTGACCGTTTCCGATGCGATCCGCGTGTTCCTGACCCGTGTTGTCGCTGACCAGGAATTGCCGTTCGCGCTCAAGGCGCCCAACGCCACCACCCGCGCCGCCCTTGCAGAGGCCGACGAGCTTATCAAGAACCGCCGCGCTCGCTTTGCCACCGCTGACGCGTTGCTAAATGCCCTCGAAGAAGCCAACCGCAAGTAA
- a CDS encoding IS701 family transposase, whose protein sequence is MVSKARQWQRELESAHSRLATLFKRPEPRARSLAYLKGLLSGVERKNGWQLAEFIGEATPDGVQHLLERAQWDADEARDVLREYVIEHIGDPEAVLIVDETGFIKKGQHSAGVKRQYSGTAGRIENSQIGVFLNYAGHGGSAFIDRELYLPQEWAEDAARRHGAGIPASVEFSTKPQIARRMIERALDAGLPCRWVTADAVYGGDRRLRVWLESRDQAFILAVAKDEPLWWQGPRYVRADAIARAQPTRAWKRLSAGQGAKGERLYDWALVPLWRLQMSAEEKRWGHYLLVRRSLDETPEYAFYVVYAPRRKATRQTLVRVAGRRWEIEIGFEATKGECGLDHYEVRKWHGWYRHITLSLLAHAVLVVLRSKVKKKS, encoded by the coding sequence ATGGTTTCTAAGGCAAGACAGTGGCAACGAGAACTGGAGAGTGCACACAGTCGCCTCGCAACGCTATTCAAGCGCCCAGAACCCAGGGCGCGATCGTTGGCGTACCTGAAGGGGTTGCTTAGCGGCGTAGAACGAAAGAACGGATGGCAGTTGGCGGAGTTCATCGGAGAAGCAACCCCAGATGGTGTGCAGCACCTGCTGGAGCGGGCGCAATGGGATGCTGATGAAGCCAGAGATGTTCTGCGTGAGTATGTCATAGAGCATATTGGCGATCCAGAGGCCGTATTGATCGTCGATGAAACGGGCTTTATCAAGAAGGGGCAGCATTCGGCCGGGGTGAAACGACAGTACAGCGGCACCGCCGGACGCATCGAGAACAGTCAGATTGGGGTGTTCTTGAATTACGCCGGTCATGGCGGCTCGGCGTTTATCGACCGGGAGTTGTATCTTCCTCAGGAATGGGCAGAGGATGCAGCACGCAGGCATGGCGCTGGAATTCCTGCATCGGTTGAGTTTTCAACCAAACCGCAAATTGCGCGGCGCATGATCGAGCGTGCGTTGGATGCTGGCCTGCCGTGTCGTTGGGTGACCGCGGACGCGGTCTACGGGGGAGATCGGCGTCTGCGGGTATGGCTGGAATCCCGTGATCAAGCGTTCATACTTGCGGTGGCAAAGGATGAGCCGCTCTGGTGGCAAGGACCCAGATACGTACGTGCCGACGCCATTGCTCGGGCTCAACCGACACGGGCCTGGAAGCGACTGTCTGCGGGTCAAGGAGCCAAAGGTGAGCGTTTGTATGACTGGGCACTTGTCCCCTTGTGGCGTTTGCAGATGAGTGCCGAGGAAAAGCGCTGGGGCCACTATTTATTGGTTCGACGCTCGCTTGACGAAACGCCTGAGTACGCTTTTTACGTGGTTTATGCACCGCGCCGAAAGGCAACACGGCAGACGTTGGTTCGGGTTGCTGGCCGACGATGGGAAATCGAAATCGGCTTCGAAGCTACCAAGGGGGAATGCGGCCTGGACCACTACGAAGTGCGCAAATGGCACGGATGGTATCGGCACATCACCTTGTCGCTACTGGCTCACGCGGTGCTTGTGGTGCTTCGCAGCAAAGTCAAAAAAAAATCCTGA
- a CDS encoding IS5 family transposase (programmed frameshift) encodes MTKKRVESWEVTAEFWQRVEPLIPQRAPSPEKKYLRRPGAGRPPEPARQVFEAIVYVLRTGCQWKALPKERFGSASAIHKRFLEWEAAGFFAALWEAGLAEYDEMEGIAWRWQRVDGAMMKAPLAQEAVGPNPTDRGKKNGSKRHLLVDGRGVPLSLIVTGANVNDGKRLDEVLGAIMVKRPNPPHRRSKHLCADAGYRSAECLRIIDEHDYIPHVVDRRKEADLKRRDPNKKARRWVVEVCHSWFNRFRKLLVRYEKLEHSFVALNHLAAAIIAFRKVPLSVNIIYG; translated from the exons TTGACCAAGAAGCGAGTCGAATCGTGGGAGGTGACCGCTGAGTTCTGGCAGCGGGTGGAGCCACTGATTCCGCAACGTGCGCCCTCACCAGAGAAAAAGTACCTGCGCAGGCCGGGCGCGGGACGACCGCCGGAGCCGGCTCGCCAGGTGTTTGAAGCCATTGTGTATGTACTGCGCACGGGCTGCCAATGGAAGGCGTTGCCGAAAGAGCGTTTTGGTAGTGCCAGCGCCATCCACAAACGCTTTCTCGAATGGGAGGCAGCGGGCTTCTTCGCGGCACTGTGGGAGGCGGGCCTGGCCGAATACGACGAGATGGAGGGCATCGCCTGGCGCTGGCAACGCGTCGACGGGGCGATGATGAAGGCTCCCCTGGCACAAGAAGCTGTCGGCCCGAACCCGACGGATCGGGGAAA AAAAAATGGAAGCAAACGCCATCTTCTGGTCGACGGGCGTGGCGTCCCGTTGTCGCTCATCGTCACCGGGGCCAACGTCAATGACGGCAAGCGACTCGATGAGGTCCTCGGCGCCATCATGGTCAAGCGCCCGAATCCCCCGCATCGTCGCAGCAAGCACCTGTGCGCGGATGCAGGTTACCGAAGCGCCGAGTGTCTTCGCATCATCGACGAGCACGATTACATTCCCCATGTCGTCGATCGTCGGAAGGAGGCCGACCTCAAGCGGCGCGATCCGAACAAAAAGGCCAGGCGCTGGGTGGTTGAAGTCTGTCATAGCTGGTTCAACCGCTTTCGCAAACTGCTCGTCCGATACGAAAAACTCGAACACAGTTTCGTCGCTCTAAACCATCTTGCCGCCGCCATCATCGCCTTCCGCAAGGTGCCGCTGAGCGTCAACATAATTTACGGATAA
- a CDS encoding cold-shock protein, with protein sequence METGTVKWFNDSKGFGFITPDAGGDDLFAHFSEVRGEGFKTLAENQKVRYETKRGPKGLQAANISPQ encoded by the coding sequence ATGGAAACCGGTACTGTTAAGTGGTTCAACGATAGCAAGGGCTTTGGCTTCATTACGCCGGATGCAGGCGGCGACGATCTGTTCGCTCACTTCTCCGAAGTTCGAGGCGAGGGTTTCAAAACGCTCGCAGAGAATCAGAAGGTGAGGTACGAGACCAAGCGTGGCCCGAAGGGTTTGCAGGCAGCAAATATCAGCCCGCAATAA